The stretch of DNA gaggctcattctaccccgtattctctgcatcccggcaccactaagatgtaccaagatcttaaaccgtacttctggtggagcgatatgaagaagaatttggtagaattcgtatcgagatgcctcacttgtcagcagattaaggctgaacatcagagaccagcagggttgttgcagcctctaaccctaccagaatggaaatgggaagatatcacgatggattttgtggtcgggttacctaggaccacgggtttgtatgattccatctgggtagtggtggatcgatttacgaaatctgctcattttctgccggttagaacaacatttacagtggatcagttggcagagttgtatgtcagagagatagtaagacttcacggggtaccgaagtctatagtttcggacagggatctgaagttcacctccaaattttggcaaagtttgcaacgagcaatgggtaccaagctgtaattcagtacagcattccatcctcagacagatggtcagtccgaaaggacaattcagatattggaggacatgttgcgagcctgtgttatggactttgaaggctcatggaataagtatctaccgttgatagaattttcgtacaacaacagttaccagagtatgatagggatggctccctatgaactgttatacggtaggaaatgtagatctcccatccactgggatgagacaggggtgaggaaatacctaggtccagagtcagtgcagcggaccaatgaggcaatagagaagataaaagctagaatgcttgcctcacagagcagacagaagagttacgcggatccgaaacgcagagatgttgagttccaagtaggggaccatgtgtttttacgggtatctccgatgaaggggattaaacgtttcgggaaaagaggcaagttatgccctaaatttacaggacctttcgagattctcgagaagataggtcaagtggcatactggttagcattgcctccagctttatcagcagttcacaacgtattccatgtctcgatgttgagaaaatacgtttcagatccctctcatatactcagttatgagagcctagaactgcagctagacatgacttatgaagaacaaccagtgcagatcctagatagaaaggataaagtccttcggaataagaccatagcattggtcaaggttctctggagaaacagtaaggtggaggaagccacctgggagctagagtcagatatgagagctcaatatccagagttattcaggttagatttcggggacgaaatccttttaagggggggatagttgtaaagcccgcttagtttaatttggaaattagcagttaattatgaataattatgaaattatttatagctatttaaataatttatttatactgttatttattgaattcagaaatgcattgctatgtcattcagtagttttcatattttgtattttcggtgcccggtattttggaactcggtgtttggctcagtagaaatcaaaacttagtatgttagtagtttggggcgatttattagacattgggaatgtcaggaatggccgggaatttagaatttcccaaaaatacctctttagtgattattatgtggttttagtgtggaggggcaaattggtctttttgccccaacgatattttgtcttttagtgagtttattaaatggaaaataaatgtttattttattaataattggctgaaatgaaatgataTAGGTGTCTTTTATacatttttcattttacaaaaaaatcacaaagttagaaaattcaaaacactctctctcttttcctctctctctcggctgggtgTGTGTGTGCAAGGAGCTGGATTCTTGCTTTGATTTTCAAGTAATTTCTCTTCcaatctaagcattcttcaagctaggttagctcctcttcatggtttctttaaaaaattgttgaattttgatgaattaAGTgttatgcatgcatgatttttggttgttattgctgctgtgttttatgGATATTTTCAGAGGTTAAAGCATGTTTGTTAGatgttatttgagttgtttttgaagcatgattcttaggttgagcaagttatggtttttctatgcaaaacatttgatttttgagagaaatgcATTGAACCTGTTGCTGTgatattgttgatgtttttagttgtttccagaggcttagttatgcttgtttaagtaagtttagatggatttgattgcatgctagctaggtttgctcaagtttgagtttagaactcaaagcttgagctctaatggtgaattttgattatgtgcaatctgggtggttttgatgccttagaaatgttctaggggttatatggaataggtctggaaggtttcgtgtgatttggggttgatttgagcaagttatgaatttttgagtttgctgcctgcgaggaaccggaattccggttgtgcatctggaattccggatggggttctgaattttcccagaaccggaattccggttgggcaaccggtctaccggttggggaaaattcagggaccctagttttcctcgtttttatgttttagggggtattgccatgctttttatggatagggaaacttttagttcctagtttaagtccccgggaagtgatttagcgtgtcacttatagtgttgtgatttttatggtttaggagcctgtaatccgccgcgcagttaaagttccaacaagttgaccggcacacctgaattcggaatccaggtaagattagtataacagtatgcatatgtagattacatgtttagcgtgcatgtaggaagcctgttagattacattagttatgtatgttggcttcgaaccatccaaccctgtcatgtcggtacaggctggagtatgaccaagcgacgcagtatgaccggctcgaccgatcagccgacacttggttggtgattccgtactattgacgtatcccgtcggtacgagccggagtatgaccactgccggagtatgaccggttcgaccgatcgtgcggatatagtaacacgtcggtacagccggagtatgaccaggcggagtatgaccggctcgaccgatcagccgttacgtgtcaatagtaccgtccctatgaacgttcagaactcagtaccgtgttggacacggcagtagtggctcagtaccgtgttggacacggcagtagcgggactcagtatcgtgttggacacggcagttagggttgtgatcaggggtatgggcgtctgatcatgaccgggatttatgtatgagtattattatccttttcttgctgagtctgtcgactcacagttctacgtttatgtgtaggtaaaggcaaggctaaaggtgatggaccgtgagcgagcttatgaaggttgtacatgtcggggcggttaggcttggagcgtacgatcatcgggatagcgaggctgattttgtaactagtcgctaggcgacaattattttgtataaacagttaactctttttgtaaatgattttgtaatcgggatcccgagtcttttgtaatattattttataagtttaattaaaagcaaaaattttaattaatcacgttttccataaacctcgttgattagcaacgagctgcacagcatgtttaaaaatcacgtaatacgcctatgttagttagggtgttacatgtatagtattatattaaattgtattttatacaatatttttatataaaactatatgtgttattaatttttagggCAATTTTTAGTAATATACCTAAAATGTAACAAAATTAGCAATATAACCTTCGGTCATTAATTGTAGCAAATACCGTTTATGTCCCTACCGAAAACAGAAACTAATATACGTGATTTTAGGAAACCACCGTCTTCTCCGGGTGAAGAAACAACCGACATCAACAGCCCAAATTTCCctgaaaaaatggaaaaaaagatGAGCAATACACTATTAGTAACTCCTATATATACTTTAACCTCAGCAGGAAAATAATTGAAGCAATGTACAGAACCTCCATTAGAGCTCTGCAACTCAACAATCGAAGGTTCGATCTTGTGAAAAATCATCAGAAACTCCCGATTCCAGTaatcaaaccaaaaaaaaaggtAACCAATGGTGAAAACATCCTTGATTTAACACCTACATCTGCAAAAAAAATCACAACGATCGAGCATGCCAATATCCAAAAAAGTTTCAGATCGATCACCACAATTTTCACAAAAAAATAAGTCGATCGTCAACATAACGTTTCTCTAATCATCAAATACACGATCGAAGCTGTGAAAACTGAAAATTAGTTGATCACACTCTATCAGAACGTCGAATCTTCAGAATCGCCACTGGAAAAACTCAACAACATCTTCGTTCCTCAAACAAAGTTTCCTGCAGAAAAGAGCAACAAAACAGCTCCAACAAACACTCAATTTCTCCAAAGAAGCTAAGAAAACAGAGGTAATTTCCTATAAATTAAAGGATTATCCTAACAtacatttgtaatttttcaacaGAAAAGTTAATATTTCATATAAAATACCTCATTATGCACATTCAACTAGACATGTTCTATTCTTTTTTCTGAAAATCTTTACATTGTTAATCTCAGACAAATGGAATTGATGACATTGGTGCTTTACTACAATGGTAAAATTGTGGATAAATGCATATACACTGATTATGAAGTCACAGGGATACTATTACCAAAAAGTTTCTCATACAATGACCTACAAACCAAAATTTGTAGTGAGTTAGACTTGAACAACAAGACACTAATCAGTATGGAAATCCTGTTTCAAATACGACCAACTATACCACCAATGAAGATTAAGGATGACAGTGGCTGCAGATTCTATGAgcaaataaggaaaaaaaatgatgatgagGCTGCATACCCATTACTCATTAACTTTTCAGTGTCTTCAGACCCCAACCAAAGTCTATCAGACCAAAAATTATCATGCATTCCCCACTCAACTCAAATAGACAGCAATGCTGAACCGTATGTACAAGAAACCGAAGAGTTACCTACAACAGCTCAACTTGCACAAACAATTGCAGAATATATAACAGACCAAGTTGAAAAAGCAACCAACACAAGCTGGGAGAACACATCAAACATAATTACCGATCCAAGGGTTGAAAGCATACAAATTGGACAACTTTATAAAGACAAAGACACAATGAAACTCGCCATAAGCCTTTATGCCATAAAAATGAATCAACAATACAAGGTAAAAAGGTCATCATCCAAGGACTACAGCCTAATATGTGTTGACAGTAACTGCAAATGGTACTTCCTAGCATCAAAACATGGCAAAACCGACATGTTTAAGGTCAGAAAACTCAATGACACTCATACATGCTCCCTAGAAATCATTTATGAAGACCATCCTCAGGCAACAAGTGACATAATTG from Cannabis sativa cultivar Pink pepper isolate KNU-18-1 chromosome 2, ASM2916894v1, whole genome shotgun sequence encodes:
- the LOC115720525 gene encoding uncharacterized protein LOC115720525, translating into MELMTLVLYYNGKIVDKCIYTDYEVTGILLPKSFSYNDLQTKICSELDLNNKTLISMEILFQIRPTIPPMKIKDDSGCRFYEQIRKKNDDEAAYPLLINFSVSSDPNQSLSDQKLSCIPHSTQIDSNAEPYVQETEELPTTAQLAQTIAEYITDQVEKATNTSWENTSNIITDPRVESIQIGQLYKDKDTMKLAISLYAIKMNQQYKVKRSSSKDYSLICVDSNCKWIINPKRNYKPNDIVEDIAEDYSISISYHKAWRAKEKATFDVKGSPYDSYNEIPGFLYMIQKCNPGTITDLVQDDEGRFKYCFFALASSIKGWNHCTPIIVVDATFLKNAYGGTLIVANAQDADRHVFPLAFAIVDSENDASWQYFMDKLKQTYGEREEQCIISDRHESIAKSVKIIFPNLMHGVCCFHLFQNIKSRFRKGGDELRDAFYQAKKSI